A single region of the Deltaproteobacteria bacterium genome encodes:
- a CDS encoding serine/threonine protein kinase — protein MTDRPPFQPQVFGHYYLLEHIAYGGMAEIYRAKSFGASGFERELVLKRVLEKLIENPDFLRMLVNEAKLTATLQHGNIAQVFELGLEKGVYFMTMEYVEGVSLKALLRRVSKAGERLTPQIGAYLILQIARGLHYAHEKSDPMGKPLGIVHCDISPENIVVGYDGNVKIVDFGIARAQSAFSNYKEGMVMGKFNYVAPEQAMGRPLDRRADIFSTGILLYEALTGQHPFGRKGDVDTLVRIARFQKGEVVPPEQAAPGLPKELSEICMTAMAHDLQERYATAQNLAEALGGYLRAIPTALLHDQLKDLLHDRFAQDIATRRSAREQDPRIIGELQRKRAVMVDDSGEFGALAAKEPVAEPPEKGKGKGALLGGIGLVLGLALGLGGALAMRPPPASVLFVTSDPAGATVKLEGSARGETPVAVELEEGTPYLLQLDLANHEPWQETFTAEGALVEKSATLKAKTARLEVVSQPEGARVQIDGEDRGVTPVSLELPIGTEHVVRISRGTVTEERRVNLSGAGTRLQVEFSAAGKPAPGKSPPKRRKRGR, from the coding sequence ATGACGGATCGCCCCCCCTTCCAGCCGCAGGTCTTCGGGCACTACTACCTGCTCGAGCACATCGCCTATGGAGGCATGGCCGAGATCTATCGGGCCAAGTCCTTCGGCGCCTCGGGATTCGAGCGCGAGCTGGTCCTGAAGCGGGTGCTCGAGAAGCTGATCGAGAACCCCGACTTCCTCCGGATGCTGGTGAACGAGGCGAAGCTCACCGCCACCCTCCAGCACGGCAACATCGCCCAGGTCTTCGAGCTGGGGCTCGAGAAGGGCGTCTACTTCATGACCATGGAGTACGTGGAGGGGGTGAGCCTCAAGGCCCTCCTGCGCCGGGTCTCCAAGGCCGGAGAGCGGCTCACCCCGCAGATCGGCGCCTACCTGATCCTGCAGATCGCCCGGGGCCTGCACTACGCCCACGAGAAGAGCGATCCCATGGGGAAGCCCCTGGGGATCGTCCACTGCGACATCTCTCCCGAGAACATCGTCGTCGGCTACGACGGCAACGTGAAGATCGTCGACTTCGGCATCGCCCGCGCCCAGTCCGCCTTCTCCAACTACAAGGAGGGGATGGTCATGGGGAAGTTCAACTACGTGGCCCCCGAGCAGGCCATGGGACGCCCCCTCGACCGGCGCGCCGACATCTTCTCCACCGGCATCCTCCTCTACGAGGCCCTCACCGGGCAGCATCCCTTCGGCCGCAAGGGCGACGTCGACACCCTGGTGCGGATCGCCCGCTTCCAGAAGGGCGAGGTGGTGCCGCCCGAGCAGGCGGCGCCCGGGCTTCCCAAGGAGCTCTCCGAGATCTGCATGACCGCCATGGCGCACGATCTCCAGGAGCGCTACGCCACCGCGCAGAACCTGGCCGAGGCTCTCGGTGGCTACCTCCGGGCGATCCCCACGGCGCTGCTCCACGATCAGCTCAAGGATCTGCTCCACGATCGCTTCGCCCAGGACATCGCCACCCGCCGCAGCGCCCGCGAGCAGGATCCGAGGATCATCGGCGAGCTGCAGCGCAAGCGGGCCGTGATGGTCGACGACTCGGGTGAGTTCGGCGCGCTGGCCGCCAAGGAGCCGGTCGCCGAGCCCCCGGAGAAGGGCAAGGGCAAGGGCGCCCTCCTGGGCGGAATCGGGCTCGTGCTGGGCCTGGCCCTGGGCCTCGGCGGTGCGCTGGCGATGCGGCCGCCGCCCGCGTCGGTGCTCTTCGTGACCTCCGATCCGGCCGGCGCGACGGTGAAGCTCGAGGGCTCGGCGCGGGGTGAGACCCCGGTGGCCGTCGAGCTCGAGGAGGGGACGCCCTACCTGCTCCAGCTCGACCTCGCGAACCACGAGCCCTGGCAGGAGACCTTCACCGCCGAGGGCGCGCTCGTCGAGAAGAGCGCGACCCTGAAGGCGAAGACCGCCCGCCTCGAGGTCGTCTCCCAGCCCGAGGGTGCCCGGGTGCAGATCGACGGTGAGGACCGGGGCGTGACCCCCGTCTCGCTCGAGCTGCCCATCGGCACCGAGCACGTGGTGCGGATCAGCCGCGGGACGGTGACCGAGGAGCGCCGGGTGAACCTCTCCGGCGCCGGGACCCGGCTGCAGGTCGAGTTCAGCGCGGCCGGGAAGCCGGCGCCGGGCAAGTCACCCCCGAAGCGGCGGAAGCGGGGCCGCTAG
- a CDS encoding SpoIID/LytB domain-containing protein, with protein MRRLALLLVPLLLPWMAVAAEAAGTPPPSIDASTRRPSPPKLEGAPEDPLDRLNRPALDLAPGEEPRITVRLMRGQPRVRLRAVGGGLAASLRAGGVEGKSLHLPAEVWLTVGLEQHARGKRQQFPVVAELPPDEAAALEAVVREWKGRDEAVKIVEVGSVFGLAGRVIDTRQTLVLIDGPGSAQWASAASDRVAAVLGRPPDLYEKVLERASGELTLIREDGSPVATAESLASFRAEGEESYLEIDEVEYGRGYDWHGRERRSFFGTVHVAAGPEGLTVVNEVGLETLLRGVVPAETFASAHAEALAAQAVTARGEILAKVGTRHLGEPTLLCAEQHCQVYKGTTASTAATDAAVKRTRGKVLVEEDGSLVHAVYSAVCGGHTENNEVVWGGASRPALRGRLDFPAEGEWLRYAAGIGERDLGSWLAASPPAWCNRSSFRNASKFRWTKRMSAADVNRRVAHLGVGEVKALEVSGRGVSGRVKALKIVGSRRTVTVHRELPVRRLFGNLNSGMFVVAGEKDASGKIATWVFTGGGWGHGVGMCQVGAIGMAEAGHDHETILRHYYNGARIQRIY; from the coding sequence GTGCGTCGCCTCGCCCTCCTCCTCGTCCCGCTGCTGCTGCCCTGGATGGCGGTGGCGGCGGAGGCCGCCGGCACGCCGCCGCCCTCCATCGACGCCTCCACCCGGCGACCCTCGCCTCCGAAGCTGGAGGGCGCGCCCGAGGATCCCCTCGACCGCCTGAACCGGCCCGCCCTCGATCTCGCCCCCGGGGAGGAGCCCCGGATCACCGTGCGCCTGATGCGCGGGCAGCCCCGGGTTCGCCTGCGCGCGGTGGGCGGCGGGCTGGCCGCCTCCCTGCGCGCCGGGGGCGTCGAGGGCAAGTCCCTCCACCTGCCCGCCGAGGTCTGGCTCACCGTCGGCCTCGAGCAGCACGCCCGGGGCAAGCGCCAGCAGTTTCCCGTGGTGGCCGAGCTCCCCCCCGACGAGGCCGCGGCCCTCGAGGCCGTCGTCCGGGAGTGGAAGGGCCGGGACGAGGCGGTGAAGATCGTCGAGGTCGGCTCGGTCTTCGGCCTCGCCGGGCGGGTCATCGACACCCGCCAGACCCTCGTGCTGATCGACGGCCCCGGCAGCGCGCAGTGGGCGAGCGCGGCCTCGGACCGGGTCGCCGCGGTCCTCGGGCGGCCGCCGGACCTCTACGAGAAGGTGCTCGAGCGGGCCTCCGGGGAGCTCACCCTGATCCGCGAGGATGGCAGCCCGGTGGCCACGGCCGAGAGCCTGGCCAGCTTCCGGGCCGAGGGTGAGGAGAGCTACCTGGAGATCGACGAGGTCGAGTACGGGCGGGGCTACGACTGGCACGGCCGCGAGCGGCGCTCCTTCTTCGGGACGGTGCACGTCGCGGCGGGCCCCGAGGGGCTCACCGTGGTCAACGAGGTCGGCCTCGAGACCCTCCTGCGCGGCGTCGTTCCCGCGGAGACCTTCGCCTCGGCCCACGCCGAGGCCCTCGCCGCCCAGGCGGTCACGGCGCGGGGCGAGATCCTGGCCAAGGTGGGCACCCGCCACCTCGGCGAGCCCACCCTCCTCTGCGCCGAGCAGCACTGCCAGGTCTACAAGGGCACCACGGCGAGCACCGCCGCCACCGACGCCGCGGTGAAGCGGACCCGGGGCAAGGTGCTGGTCGAGGAGGACGGCAGCCTGGTGCACGCCGTCTACTCGGCCGTCTGCGGTGGGCACACCGAGAACAACGAGGTGGTCTGGGGGGGCGCCTCCCGCCCGGCCCTGCGCGGGCGCCTGGACTTCCCGGCCGAGGGCGAGTGGCTGCGCTACGCCGCCGGCATCGGGGAGCGGGATCTGGGCAGCTGGCTGGCGGCCTCTCCCCCGGCCTGGTGCAACCGCTCCTCCTTCCGCAACGCCTCCAAGTTCCGGTGGACGAAGCGGATGAGCGCCGCCGACGTGAACCGCCGGGTGGCTCACCTGGGCGTGGGTGAGGTGAAGGCCCTGGAGGTCTCGGGCCGGGGCGTCTCCGGCCGGGTGAAGGCCCTGAAGATCGTGGGCAGCCGCCGCACCGTCACCGTCCACCGCGAGTTGCCGGTCCGCCGGCTCTTCGGCAACCTGAACAGCGGAATGTTCGTCGTGGCCGGGGAGAAGGACGCGAGCGGGAAGATCGCCACCTGGGTCTTCACCGGCGGGGGCTGGGGCCACGGCGTGGGGATGTGTCAGGTGGGCGCCATCGGCATGGCCGAGGCGGGACACGATCACGAGACGATCCTGCGGCACTACTACAACGGAGCGCGCATCCAGCGAATCTATTGA
- a CDS encoding acyl-CoA thioesterase, which produces MEPKTPKQSRVEMTEIVLPTHTNRFGTVFGGQITAWIDIAGGVAAMRHAGSLAVTASMDQLHFLHGAKTGDIVVLRAQVNYAGRTSMEVGVRVDSENPITGEQHHTATAYLTFVAVDEEGQPRAVPALEPITEDERRRHEKARRRREQRLADRREAVERARRKGDV; this is translated from the coding sequence ATGGAGCCGAAGACCCCGAAGCAGTCCCGGGTGGAGATGACGGAGATCGTCCTGCCCACCCACACCAATCGCTTCGGTACCGTCTTCGGCGGCCAGATCACGGCCTGGATCGACATCGCCGGCGGCGTCGCGGCCATGCGCCACGCCGGCAGCCTGGCGGTGACCGCCTCGATGGATCAGCTCCACTTCCTCCACGGAGCGAAGACCGGTGACATCGTCGTGCTGCGGGCGCAGGTGAACTACGCCGGGCGCACCTCGATGGAGGTGGGGGTGAGGGTCGACAGCGAGAACCCCATCACCGGAGAGCAGCACCACACCGCGACGGCCTACCTGACCTTCGTCGCGGTGGACGAGGAGGGGCAGCCGCGCGCGGTGCCCGCCCTCGAGCCGATCACGGAAGACGAGCGACGAAGGCACGAGAAGGCCCGGCGGCGCCGGGAGCAGCGGCTGGCCGATCGGCGGGAGGCCGTCGAGCGGGCGAGGCGCAAGGGGGACGTATGA
- a CDS encoding O-acetyl-ADP-ribose deacetylase has translation MSELYLAGRLELLQDDITQLEVDAIVNAANTSLMGGGGVDGAIHDAAGPRLLEACASLGGCPCGEARVTEGFDLPARWVIHAVGPQWRGGAAREAELLESAYRASLRRAVEVGARSVAFPAISTGIYAYPLEAATLIALSTIASALEDAPSIERVIAVAFSARVHAAYRRAAEHLFGAPEA, from the coding sequence ATGAGCGAGCTCTATCTCGCAGGGAGGCTCGAGCTGCTGCAGGACGACATCACGCAGCTCGAGGTCGACGCGATCGTCAACGCGGCGAACACCAGCCTGATGGGCGGCGGCGGCGTCGACGGCGCGATCCACGACGCCGCGGGGCCGAGGCTGCTGGAGGCCTGCGCCTCGCTGGGGGGCTGCCCCTGCGGAGAGGCGAGGGTCACCGAGGGCTTCGACCTGCCAGCGCGCTGGGTGATCCACGCGGTGGGACCCCAGTGGCGGGGTGGGGCCGCCCGGGAGGCCGAGCTCCTCGAGAGCGCCTACCGGGCCAGCCTGCGGCGGGCCGTGGAGGTCGGCGCCCGGAGCGTGGCCTTCCCGGCGATCTCCACGGGCATCTACGCCTACCCGCTGGAGGCGGCGACCCTGATCGCCCTCTCGACGATCGCGAGCGCCCTGGAGGACGCCCCCTCGATCGAGCGGGTCATCGCCGTGGCCTTCAGCGCCCGGGTCCACGCCGCCTACCGCCGGGCGGCCGAGCACCTCTTCGGCGCGCCCGAGGCCTGA
- a CDS encoding PilZ domain-containing protein gives MSDSKSDEQRKSPRIRVDCEVTLEHPGGSLSGPGHDMNDRSMLVLTEELLPVGTAVTLRCVDDVGTTVIVKGEITRHQAETDEYPAGLVVTETSAG, from the coding sequence ATGAGCGATTCCAAGAGCGACGAGCAGCGCAAGAGCCCCCGCATTCGCGTCGACTGCGAGGTGACCCTCGAGCACCCGGGCGGGTCCCTCTCCGGACCCGGTCACGACATGAACGACCGCTCGATGCTGGTGCTCACCGAGGAGCTCCTCCCGGTGGGGACGGCCGTGACCCTGCGCTGCGTCGACGACGTCGGCACGACGGTCATCGTCAAGGGTGAGATCACGCGCCACCAGGCGGAGACCGACGAGTACCCGGCCGGCCTGGTCGTCACCGAGACCTCCGCCGGCTGA
- a CDS encoding C2 domain-containing protein produces MMNHRCSGLLVFFLLVAACGAPDDDSGELEPRAGDACSGHAGCSSFDAALYCSNNILVSVPCRGPGHCVQDATHFECDMAGNSVGDPCPSQMEGLGMCDGRDDARVLVCQGGALAVFQTCEGRCLETGGQVGCDATGPDPSSRWRVTVTNGTLPERDPNGSAWDAAGGLPDPYVCLTVGTSPRWCTSTKQDTLNPVWNESSGTAYLWSALGDVRIEVFDEDLTDSEAVSSGSIPLQPQTSGQSATIPVTWTGGQVTLRIDPA; encoded by the coding sequence ATGATGAACCACAGGTGCTCCGGTCTTCTGGTGTTCTTCCTTCTTGTCGCCGCGTGTGGGGCTCCAGACGACGACTCGGGCGAGCTCGAGCCCCGAGCGGGGGATGCCTGTAGCGGGCATGCGGGCTGCTCCTCCTTCGACGCGGCGCTCTACTGCTCCAACAACATCCTGGTCTCGGTTCCCTGCCGCGGACCCGGACACTGCGTTCAGGACGCGACCCACTTCGAGTGCGACATGGCGGGGAACTCCGTCGGAGATCCTTGCCCCTCGCAGATGGAGGGGCTCGGAATGTGTGACGGGCGCGACGACGCTCGAGTGCTTGTCTGCCAGGGGGGCGCCCTGGCAGTGTTCCAGACCTGCGAGGGGCGGTGCCTCGAGACCGGGGGCCAGGTGGGGTGTGACGCGACGGGCCCCGATCCGAGCTCGCGGTGGCGGGTCACGGTGACCAACGGAACGCTGCCCGAGCGCGACCCCAACGGGAGCGCCTGGGATGCCGCCGGTGGCCTCCCGGATCCCTACGTCTGCCTCACCGTCGGCACTTCGCCGCGCTGGTGCACCTCCACGAAGCAGGACACGCTCAACCCCGTGTGGAACGAGTCTTCGGGGACGGCCTATCTGTGGTCCGCGCTCGGGGACGTCCGCATCGAGGTCTTCGATGAGGATCTGACCGACAGTGAGGCTGTCTCTTCCGGTTCCATCCCCCTCCAGCCGCAGACCAGCGGGCAGTCGGCCACGATCCCGGTCACCTGGACGGGAGGGCAGGTGACGTTGAGGATCGACCCGGCCTGA
- a CDS encoding DUF481 domain-containing protein, which produces MRALLILLSLALATPAAAQIVNVQSRFDARPEDGLHGALSGSADWRTGNTEYLALRLKLSGTGSFGDHLILLAASAEYGVASGADEPFLSRLFEHLRYRHAFGELVSAEAFVQHEYDRFRKLQLRFLAGAGLRLDLVSSETWGAAIGLAAMLDHEELIEGRGQATVGRFSSYLIGRASLSESLSLTESVYAQPRIDLPSDIRLLSETSLNVKAAAWLSVAVSFTLAWDSDPPADFDPEVQPLDTQFKTTVAVSF; this is translated from the coding sequence ATGCGCGCCCTCCTGATCCTGCTCTCCCTCGCCCTGGCCACGCCCGCGGCCGCGCAGATCGTCAACGTCCAGAGCCGCTTCGACGCCAGGCCCGAGGACGGGCTCCACGGCGCCCTCTCCGGCTCGGCCGACTGGCGGACCGGCAACACCGAGTACCTGGCGCTGCGGCTAAAGCTCTCGGGGACCGGGAGCTTCGGTGACCACCTGATCCTGCTGGCGGCCAGCGCGGAGTACGGCGTGGCGTCCGGCGCCGACGAGCCCTTCCTCTCCCGCCTCTTCGAGCACCTGCGCTACCGCCACGCCTTCGGAGAGCTGGTCTCGGCCGAGGCCTTCGTGCAGCACGAGTACGACCGCTTCCGGAAGCTGCAGCTGCGCTTCCTCGCCGGCGCGGGCCTGCGCCTCGATCTGGTCTCCAGCGAGACCTGGGGCGCGGCGATCGGGCTGGCGGCGATGCTGGACCACGAGGAGCTCATCGAGGGGCGAGGCCAGGCGACGGTGGGGCGCTTCTCCTCCTACCTCATCGGCCGGGCCTCCTTGAGCGAGTCCCTCTCCCTGACCGAGTCGGTCTACGCCCAGCCGCGCATCGATCTGCCCTCCGACATCCGCCTGCTCTCGGAGACCTCCCTGAACGTGAAGGCGGCCGCCTGGCTCTCGGTGGCCGTCTCCTTCACCCTCGCCTGGGACTCCGACCCGCCCGCCGACTTCGATCCGGAGGTCCAGCCCCTCGACACCCAGTTCAAGACCACCGTGGCGGTCAGCTTCTAG